A genomic region of Pseudomonas frederiksbergensis contains the following coding sequences:
- the nagE gene encoding N-acetylglucosamine-specific PTS transporter subunit IIBC: MYQLFIEGLQRLGRALMLPIAILPIAGLLLRLGDTDLLNIAIIHDAGQVIFANLALIFAIGIAVGFAKDNNGTAGLAGAIGYLVMVSTLKVLDASINMGMLAGIISGLMAGALYNRFKDIKLPEYLAFFGGRRFVPIATGFTAVGLGVVFGLIWPIIQQGINSFGQLLLESGSIGAFVFGVFNRLLIITGLHHILNNMAWFIFGSFTDPTTGAIVTGDLARYFAGDPKGGQFMTGMFPMMIFGLPAACLAMYRNALPERRKVMGGIFLSMALTSFLTGVTEPIEFAFMFLAPLLYLLHALLTGMAMAITNALNIHLGFTFSGGAIDMALGWGKSTNGWRVFPVGLAYAVIYYVVFDFCIRRFNLKTPGREGTAVAEKAELNDNQRAGAYLQALGGADNLITVGACTTRLRLEMVDRNKASDSELKALGAMAVVRPGKGGSLQVVVGPLADSIADEIRQAMPYAGTTVIATVVVAQEAPKAAPVATPEAQKWLNALGGSDNVLQLDCVAMTRIRLQLADGKALSECQLKDLGCQGVSALDGGVWHLLIGDKALSLSEALEGLVNRSEVSAKV, from the coding sequence ATGTACCAACTCTTCATCGAAGGCTTGCAGCGCCTCGGACGGGCGCTGATGCTGCCCATCGCAATCCTGCCGATTGCCGGCCTGTTGCTGCGCCTGGGCGACACCGACCTTTTGAACATCGCGATCATCCACGACGCCGGGCAGGTGATCTTCGCCAACCTCGCGCTGATCTTCGCCATCGGCATCGCCGTCGGGTTCGCCAAGGACAACAACGGCACCGCCGGGCTGGCCGGGGCGATTGGTTACCTGGTGATGGTCTCCACGCTCAAGGTGCTGGATGCGAGCATCAACATGGGCATGCTCGCCGGGATCATCAGCGGCCTGATGGCCGGTGCACTGTACAACCGCTTCAAGGACATCAAGCTGCCGGAATACCTGGCGTTCTTCGGCGGCCGGCGCTTCGTGCCGATTGCCACCGGGTTCACCGCGGTTGGCCTGGGCGTGGTGTTCGGCCTGATCTGGCCGATAATCCAGCAAGGCATCAACAGCTTCGGCCAATTGCTGCTGGAAAGCGGCAGCATCGGCGCCTTCGTCTTCGGCGTGTTCAACCGCTTGCTGATCATCACCGGCCTGCACCACATCCTCAACAACATGGCGTGGTTCATCTTCGGCAGCTTCACCGACCCGACCACCGGCGCGATCGTGACCGGCGACCTGGCGCGCTACTTTGCCGGCGACCCGAAGGGCGGCCAGTTCATGACCGGGATGTTCCCGATGATGATCTTCGGCCTGCCCGCCGCCTGCCTGGCGATGTACCGCAACGCCCTGCCGGAACGCCGCAAAGTCATGGGCGGGATCTTCCTGTCGATGGCCTTGACCTCATTTCTGACCGGCGTCACCGAGCCGATCGAATTCGCCTTCATGTTCCTTGCGCCGCTGCTGTATTTGCTGCACGCACTGCTGACCGGCATGGCGATGGCCATCACCAACGCGCTGAACATCCATTTGGGGTTCACCTTCTCCGGCGGCGCCATCGACATGGCGCTGGGCTGGGGCAAGTCCACCAACGGCTGGCGGGTGTTCCCGGTGGGCCTGGCGTACGCGGTGATCTACTACGTCGTGTTCGACTTCTGCATCCGCCGCTTCAACCTGAAGACGCCGGGGCGCGAAGGCACCGCTGTCGCTGAAAAAGCCGAGCTGAACGACAACCAGCGGGCCGGGGCCTACCTTCAAGCCTTGGGCGGCGCTGACAACCTGATCACCGTCGGCGCCTGTACCACCCGGCTGCGCCTGGAAATGGTCGACCGCAACAAGGCCTCCGACAGCGAATTGAAAGCCCTCGGCGCCATGGCCGTGGTTCGCCCCGGCAAGGGTGGCAGCTTGCAGGTGGTGGTCGGGCCGCTGGCCGACAGCATTGCCGATGAAATTCGCCAAGCGATGCCGTACGCCGGTACAACCGTGATAGCCACTGTCGTGGTTGCCCAAGAAGCACCGAAAGCAGCGCCCGTGGCGACACCGGAAGCGCAGAAATGGCTGAACGCGCTGGGCGGCAGCGACAACGTGCTGCAACTCGACTGCGTGGCGATGACGCGGATTCGCCTGCAACTGGCGGACGGTAAAGCACTGTCGGAGTGTCAGCTCAAGGACTTGGGTTGCCAGGGTGTGAGCGCGTTGGACGGTGGTGTGTGGCACTTGTTGATTGGCGATAAAGCGTTGAGTTTGAGTGAGGCGCTGGAGGGGTTGGTGAATCGTAGTGAGGTGAGTGCGAAGGTTTAG
- the purL gene encoding phosphoribosylformylglycinamidine synthase has product MLILRGAPALSAFRHSKLLEQLSQKVPAVSGLYAEFAHFAEVTGVLTGDEQQVLARLLKYGPSVPVQEPTGRLFLVLPRFGTISPWSSKASDIARNCGLAKIQRLERGIAFYVTGEFTEAQAQLVVDALHDRMTQIVLENLEQAAGLFSHSEPKPLTAIDVLGGGRAALEKANVELGLALAEDEIDYLVNAFVGLKRNPHDIELMMFAQANSEHCRHKIFNASWDIDGESQEKSLFGMIKNTYVMHSEGVLSAYKDNASVIVGNVAGRFFPDPETRQYGAVQEPVHILMKVETHNHPTAIAPFPGASTGSGGEIRDEGATGRGAKPKAGLTGFTVSNLQIPGFEQPWEVPYGKPERIVTALDIMIEGPLGGAAFNNEFGRPALTGYFRTFEQSITTPRGDEVRGYHKPIMLAGGMGNIRAEHVQKGEILVGSKLIVLGGPAMLIGLGGGAASSMATGTSSADLDFASVQRENPEMERRCQEVIDRCWQLGEHNPISFIHDVGAGGLSNAFPELVNDGDRGGRFELRNIPNDEPGMAPHEIWSNESQERYVLAVGPADFERFKAICERERCPFAVVGEATAEPQLTVTDSHFGNSPVDMPLEVLLGKAPRMHRSAVREAELGDDFDPSTLSIADCVERVLHHPAVASKSFLITIGDRTITGLVARDQMVGPWQVPVADVAVTATSFDVYTGEAMAMGERTPLALLDAPASGRMAIGETLTNIAASRIAKISDIKLSANWMSAAGHPGEDARLYDTVKAVGMELCPELGITIPVGKDSMSMATRWNDEGVDKTVTSPMSLIVTGFAPVTDIRQTLTPQLRMDKGTTDLILIDLGRGQNRMGASILAQVHGKLGKQAPDVDDAEDLKAFFAVIQGLNADGHLLAYHDRSDGGLLTSVVEMSFAGHCGLSLNLDGLAETSADIAAILFNEELGAVIQVRQDATPDILAQFSAAGLDDCVSVIGQPMNNSEISITFNGDTVFEGQRGLLQRQWAETSYQIQRLRDNADCAEQEFDVLLEEDNPGLSVKLSYDVNQDVAAPYIKKGIRPQVAVLREQGVNGQVEMAAAFDRAGFNAIDVHMSDILAGRVDLNEFKGLVACGGFSYGDVLGAGEGWAKSALFNSRARDAFQGFFERTDSFTLGVCNGCQMMSNLHELIPGSEFWPHFVRNRSEQFEARVAMVQVQESNSIFLQGMAGSRMPIAIAHGEGHAEFASEEALLEADVSGCVAMRFVDNHGKVTESYPANPNGSPRGITGLTSRDGRVTIMMPHPERVFRAVQNSWRSEEWSEDAPWMRMFRNARVWVN; this is encoded by the coding sequence ATGTTGATCCTGCGCGGCGCTCCTGCCCTTTCTGCCTTTCGCCACAGCAAACTCCTTGAGCAACTGAGCCAAAAGGTCCCGGCTGTCAGTGGCCTGTATGCTGAATTCGCTCACTTCGCCGAAGTTACCGGCGTCCTGACCGGCGACGAACAGCAGGTGCTAGCGCGCCTTCTGAAGTACGGTCCTAGCGTTCCGGTACAAGAGCCGACCGGCCGTCTGTTCCTGGTGTTGCCACGTTTTGGCACCATCTCGCCATGGTCGAGCAAGGCCAGCGACATCGCCCGCAACTGTGGCCTGGCGAAAATCCAGCGCCTGGAACGCGGTATCGCTTTCTACGTGACCGGCGAATTCACCGAGGCACAAGCACAGCTTGTTGTTGATGCGCTGCACGATCGCATGACCCAGATCGTGCTGGAAAACCTCGAACAGGCTGCTGGCCTGTTCAGTCACTCCGAACCGAAGCCGCTGACGGCGATCGACGTTCTGGGTGGCGGTCGTGCCGCACTGGAAAAAGCCAACGTCGAACTGGGCCTGGCCCTGGCCGAAGACGAGATCGACTACCTGGTCAACGCCTTCGTTGGTTTGAAGCGCAACCCGCACGACATCGAACTGATGATGTTCGCCCAGGCGAACTCCGAGCATTGCCGTCACAAGATCTTCAACGCCAGTTGGGACATCGACGGCGAGAGCCAGGAAAAAAGCCTGTTCGGCATGATCAAGAACACCTACGTGATGCACAGCGAAGGCGTTCTGTCGGCTTACAAGGACAACGCTTCGGTGATCGTCGGCAACGTGGCCGGCCGTTTCTTCCCGGACCCTGAAACCCGCCAGTACGGCGCGGTGCAGGAGCCGGTGCACATCCTGATGAAAGTCGAAACGCACAACCACCCGACCGCGATTGCCCCGTTCCCGGGCGCATCCACCGGCTCCGGTGGCGAGATTCGCGACGAAGGTGCCACCGGTCGCGGTGCCAAGCCAAAGGCTGGCCTGACCGGTTTCACCGTGTCCAACCTGCAAATCCCGGGCTTCGAACAGCCGTGGGAAGTGCCGTACGGCAAGCCCGAGCGCATCGTTACTGCGCTGGACATCATGATCGAAGGTCCATTGGGCGGCGCTGCATTCAACAACGAATTTGGCCGTCCGGCGCTGACCGGTTATTTCCGTACCTTCGAACAATCCATCACCACCCCGCGTGGCGATGAAGTGCGTGGCTACCACAAGCCGATCATGTTGGCCGGCGGCATGGGTAACATTCGCGCCGAACACGTGCAGAAAGGTGAAATTCTCGTTGGTTCCAAGCTGATCGTGCTCGGCGGCCCGGCGATGCTGATCGGTCTGGGCGGTGGCGCGGCTTCCTCCATGGCCACCGGCACCAGCTCGGCCGACCTGGACTTTGCTTCGGTACAACGCGAAAACCCGGAAATGGAACGCCGTTGCCAGGAAGTCATCGACCGTTGCTGGCAGTTGGGTGAACACAACCCGATCAGCTTCATCCACGACGTCGGCGCGGGCGGTTTGTCCAACGCCTTCCCGGAACTGGTCAACGATGGCGACCGTGGCGGGCGCTTCGAACTGCGCAACATTCCAAACGACGAGCCGGGCATGGCCCCGCACGAAATCTGGAGTAACGAATCCCAGGAACGCTACGTTCTGGCGGTCGGCCCGGCCGACTTCGAACGTTTCAAGGCGATCTGCGAGCGCGAGCGTTGCCCGTTTGCGGTCGTCGGCGAAGCCACTGCCGAGCCGCAGCTTACTGTCACGGATAGCCACTTCGGCAACAGCCCGGTCGACATGCCACTCGAAGTGCTGTTGGGCAAAGCCCCGCGCATGCACCGTTCGGCTGTTCGTGAAGCCGAGCTGGGCGACGACTTCGATCCGTCGACCCTGTCCATTGCCGACTGCGTCGAGCGCGTTCTGCATCACCCGGCCGTGGCCAGCAAAAGCTTCCTGATCACCATCGGCGACCGCACCATCACCGGCCTCGTGGCCCGTGATCAGATGGTCGGCCCGTGGCAGGTTCCGGTGGCTGACGTTGCCGTCACCGCCACCAGCTTCGACGTTTACACCGGTGAAGCCATGGCCATGGGCGAGCGCACTCCGCTGGCACTGCTGGACGCTCCGGCGTCGGGCCGCATGGCCATCGGCGAAACCTTGACCAACATTGCCGCGTCGCGCATTGCCAAAATCTCCGACATCAAGCTGTCGGCGAACTGGATGTCGGCTGCCGGTCACCCGGGCGAAGACGCACGTCTGTACGACACCGTCAAAGCAGTCGGTATGGAACTGTGTCCAGAGCTGGGCATCACCATTCCGGTGGGCAAGGACTCGATGTCCATGGCCACGCGCTGGAACGACGAAGGCGTCGACAAGACCGTCACCTCGCCGATGTCCCTGATCGTGACCGGTTTCGCGCCAGTGACTGACATCCGTCAGACCCTGACCCCACAACTGCGCATGGACAAAGGCACCACCGACCTGATCCTGATCGACCTGGGCCGTGGCCAGAACCGCATGGGCGCTTCGATCCTCGCACAGGTTCACGGCAAGCTTGGCAAGCAGGCTCCGGACGTCGACGACGCCGAAGACCTGAAAGCGTTCTTCGCGGTGATCCAGGGCCTCAACGCCGACGGTCACCTGCTGGCTTACCACGACCGTTCCGATGGCGGTCTGCTGACCAGCGTGGTGGAAATGTCTTTTGCCGGTCACTGCGGTCTGAGCCTGAACCTCGACGGTCTGGCGGAAACCTCGGCCGACATCGCCGCGATCCTGTTCAACGAAGAGCTGGGTGCGGTGATCCAGGTTCGCCAGGACGCCACGCCAGACATCCTTGCGCAGTTCAGCGCGGCGGGTCTGGACGATTGCGTGTCGGTGATCGGTCAGCCGATGAACAACAGCGAGATCAGCATCACCTTCAACGGCGACACTGTGTTCGAAGGTCAGCGTGGTCTGCTGCAACGTCAGTGGGCTGAAACCAGCTACCAGATCCAGCGTCTGCGTGACAACGCCGACTGCGCCGAACAAGAGTTCGACGTGCTGCTGGAAGAAGACAACCCGGGCTTGAGCGTCAAGCTGAGCTACGACGTCAACCAGGACGTCGCCGCGCCTTACATCAAAAAAGGCATTCGCCCACAGGTTGCCGTACTGCGTGAGCAGGGCGTCAACGGTCAGGTGGAAATGGCGGCAGCGTTCGACCGTGCCGGTTTCAACGCAATCGACGTGCACATGAGCGACATTCTGGCCGGCCGTGTCGACCTGAACGAGTTCAAAGGTCTGGTGGCGTGCGGTGGCTTCTCCTACGGTGACGTACTGGGTGCCGGTGAAGGCTGGGCGAAATCGGCGCTGTTCAACAGCCGTGCTCGCGATGCGTTCCAGGGCTTCTTCGAACGTACCGACAGCTTCACCCTCGGCGTGTGCAACGGTTGCCAGATGATGTCCAACCTGCACGAGCTGATCCCGGGCAGCGAGTTCTGGCCGCACTTCGTGCGTAACCGTTCCGAGCAGTTCGAAGCCCGTGTGGCGATGGTTCAGGTTCAGGAGTCGAATTCGATCTTCCTGCAAGGCATGGCCGGTTCGCGCATGCCAATCGCCATCGCTCACGGTGAAGGTCATGCCGAGTTCGCCAGCGAAGAAGCGTTGCTGGAAGCGGATGTGTCGGGTTGCGTGGCGATGCGTTTCGTCGACAACCATGGCAAGGTCACTGAAAGCTACCCGGCCAACCCGAACGGCTCGCCGCGCGGGATCACCGGTTTGACCAGCCGTGACGGTCGCGTGACCATCATGATGCCGCACCCGGAGCGGGTGTTCCGCGCCGTGCAGAACTCGTGGCGCTCGGAAGAGTGGAGCGAAGACGCACCGTGGATGCGTATGTTCCGTAACGCTCGTGTGTGGGTGAACTAA
- the cutA gene encoding Nif3-like dinuclear metal center hexameric protein, which translates to MYKLSFFVPQSHVDVVKGAVFAAGGGRIGLYDHCAWQVLGLGQFRPLDGSQPFMGEAGQVEQVEEWKVELVVSDELIRSVVEALKQSHPYETPAYEVWRLEDF; encoded by the coding sequence GTGTATAAGCTCAGCTTTTTTGTTCCTCAGAGCCATGTAGACGTGGTCAAGGGGGCTGTGTTCGCTGCGGGTGGTGGGCGGATCGGTCTGTATGACCACTGTGCGTGGCAGGTGCTGGGTTTGGGCCAGTTTCGTCCGTTGGATGGCAGTCAGCCGTTTATGGGTGAAGCGGGGCAGGTCGAGCAGGTTGAGGAGTGGAAGGTTGAGCTGGTGGTCAGCGATGAGTTGATTCGTTCTGTGGTGGAGGCTCTGAAGCAGAGCCATCCCTATGAGACGCCGGCTTACGAGGTGTGGCGGTTGGAAGATTTCTGA
- the recO gene encoding DNA repair protein RecO, whose product MSTTAPTGQPAYVLHSRAYRENSALVDFLTPQGRLRAVLRSARGKAGTLARPFVPLEVEFRGRGELKNVGRMESAGVSTWLNGEALFSGLYLNELLIRLLPSEDPHPAVFDHYAATLLALAEGRPLEPLLRSFEWRLLDDLGYGFALNADIHGEPVAPDGLYRLQVDAGLERVYLLQPGLFNGTELLAMADADWSAPGALSAAKRLMRQALAVHLGGRPLVSRELFRKP is encoded by the coding sequence ATGTCGACCACCGCGCCAACCGGCCAACCCGCCTACGTGCTTCACAGTCGTGCCTACCGCGAAAACAGCGCATTGGTGGATTTCCTCACGCCGCAAGGTCGGCTGCGGGCGGTGTTGCGCAGTGCGCGGGGCAAGGCTGGAACGCTGGCGCGGCCATTCGTGCCGCTGGAAGTCGAGTTCCGTGGTCGAGGTGAGCTGAAGAACGTCGGGCGCATGGAAAGCGCCGGCGTCTCCACCTGGCTCAATGGTGAGGCGCTGTTCAGCGGTCTTTACCTCAATGAACTGCTGATCCGCCTGCTGCCGTCCGAAGATCCCCATCCGGCTGTATTCGATCATTACGCTGCGACCTTGCTGGCCCTCGCCGAAGGGCGTCCGCTGGAGCCGTTGTTGCGTTCGTTCGAATGGCGGCTGCTCGATGATCTGGGTTACGGCTTTGCGCTGAACGCGGATATCCATGGCGAACCTGTCGCGCCCGACGGCCTGTATCGCTTGCAGGTCGATGCGGGTCTGGAGCGGGTCTACCTGCTGCAGCCCGGTCTGTTCAACGGCACCGAACTGTTGGCCATGGCCGACGCAGACTGGAGCGCGCCGGGTGCCTTGTCCGCCGCCAAGCGTCTGATGCGCCAGGCATTGGCGGTTCACCTGGGCGGTCGCCCACTGGTCAGTCGCGAGTTGTTTCGCAAGCCCTGA
- the era gene encoding GTPase Era: MTDSIATRCGYVAIVGRPNVGKSTLLNHILGQKLAITSRKPQTTRHNMLGIKTEGAVQTIYVDTPGMHKGGEKALNRYMNKTASAALKDVDVVIFVVDRTRWTEEDQMVLERVQYVTGPLIVALNKTDRIEDKAELMPHLSWLQEQLPNAQIIPISAQHGHNLDALERVIADQLPENDHFFPEDQITDRSSRFLAAELVREKIMRQMGAELPYQITVEIEEFKQQGKTLHIHALILVERDGQKKIIIGDKGERIKRIGTEARKDMELLFDSKIMLNLWVKVKGGWSDDERALRSLGYGDL, translated from the coding sequence ATGACTGATTCAATTGCAACTCGCTGTGGCTATGTCGCCATCGTCGGCCGCCCGAACGTGGGCAAATCCACGCTGCTGAACCACATCCTGGGTCAGAAGCTGGCGATCACTTCGCGCAAACCGCAAACCACCCGTCACAACATGCTCGGGATCAAGACCGAAGGCGCCGTGCAGACGATCTACGTCGACACCCCCGGCATGCACAAAGGTGGCGAGAAGGCCCTCAACCGCTACATGAACAAGACCGCTTCGGCCGCGTTGAAAGACGTCGACGTGGTGATCTTCGTGGTTGACCGCACCCGCTGGACCGAAGAAGACCAGATGGTTCTCGAGCGCGTTCAGTACGTGACAGGCCCGTTGATCGTGGCGCTGAACAAGACTGACCGCATCGAAGACAAAGCCGAGTTGATGCCGCACCTGAGCTGGTTGCAGGAGCAGTTGCCGAACGCGCAGATCATTCCGATTTCGGCTCAGCACGGGCATAACCTCGATGCGCTGGAGCGGGTGATCGCCGATCAACTGCCGGAAAACGATCACTTCTTCCCGGAAGACCAGATCACCGACCGCAGCAGCCGTTTCCTGGCCGCCGAACTGGTACGCGAGAAAATCATGCGCCAGATGGGCGCCGAGCTGCCGTACCAGATCACCGTGGAAATCGAAGAGTTCAAGCAGCAGGGGAAAACCCTGCACATTCATGCGTTGATCCTCGTCGAACGTGACGGTCAGAAGAAAATTATCATTGGCGACAAGGGCGAGCGGATCAAGCGCATCGGCACCGAAGCGCGCAAGGACATGGAGCTGCTGTTCGACTCCAAGATCATGCTCAACCTTTGGGTCAAGGTGAAAGGCGGCTGGTCCGACGACGAACGCGCCCTGCGTTCGCTGGGCTACGGCGACCTGTAA
- the pdxJ gene encoding pyridoxine 5'-phosphate synthase: MTTSNRILLGVNIDHVATLRQARGTRYPDPVKAALDAEEAGADGITVHLREDRRHIQERDVLLLKDVLQTRMNFEMGVTEEMMAFAERIRPAHICLVPETRQELTTEGGLDVAGQEARIKAAVDRLAKIGCEVSLFIDADERQIEASKRVGAPAIELHTGRYADAETPASVAEELKRVADGVAFGLTQGLIVNAGHGLHYHNVEAVAAIKGINELNIGHALVAHALFVGFKSAVAEMKALILAAAAKA; this comes from the coding sequence GTGACCACCAGCAATCGCATTCTTCTTGGCGTGAACATTGACCACGTTGCCACCCTGCGTCAGGCCCGGGGGACTCGTTACCCTGATCCCGTGAAAGCGGCGCTGGACGCGGAAGAGGCGGGCGCTGATGGCATCACCGTGCATCTGCGTGAGGACCGTCGGCACATCCAGGAGCGCGACGTGTTGTTGCTCAAGGACGTGCTGCAAACCCGCATGAACTTCGAGATGGGCGTGACCGAGGAGATGATGGCGTTCGCTGAACGCATACGTCCGGCGCACATTTGCCTGGTGCCGGAAACCCGTCAGGAACTGACCACCGAAGGCGGTCTGGATGTGGCGGGGCAGGAAGCGCGGATCAAGGCAGCGGTGGATCGTCTGGCGAAAATCGGCTGCGAAGTGTCGCTGTTCATCGACGCCGACGAGCGCCAGATCGAAGCATCGAAACGCGTTGGCGCGCCGGCCATCGAATTGCACACGGGCCGTTATGCGGACGCCGAGACGCCGGCTTCGGTGGCTGAAGAACTGAAACGTGTGGCGGATGGCGTAGCGTTTGGCCTGACTCAAGGCCTGATCGTCAACGCCGGTCATGGCTTGCACTACCACAACGTTGAAGCGGTTGCGGCGATCAAAGGTATCAACGAACTGAACATCGGCCACGCGCTGGTGGCTCATGCGCTGTTCGTCGGGTTCAAGTCGGCTGTTGCGGAGATGAAAGCGCTGATTCTGGCGGCTGCTGCAAAAGCCTAA
- the mltF gene encoding membrane-bound lytic murein transglycosylase MltF, whose protein sequence is MFSPTALRPRFAKWLIATGLFLMLSGCVDKPNTLERVKEDGVLRVVTRNSPATYFQDRNGETGFEYELVKRFADDLGVKLKIETADNLDDLYGQLGKPGGPVLAAAGLVSSEKRKQQVRFSHSYLEVTPQIIYRNGQSRPTNAADLVGKTIMVLKGSTHADQLAALKKKYPGIQYEESDAVEVVDLLRMVDEGQIDLTLVDSNEVAMNQVYFTNARVAFDLGDASNQSWAVAAGDDNSLLNEINDFLDKSQKNGTLQRLKDRYYGHVDVLGYMGAYTFAQHLQQRLPKYEKHFKAYAKEEKVDWRLLAAIGYQESLWQPAVTSKTGVRGLMMLTQNTAQAMGVSNRLDAKQSIMGGAKYLAYMKDQLDDSIQEPDRTWFALAAYNVGSGHLDDARKLAAKEGLNPDKWLDVKKILPRLSQKQWYSKTRYGYARGGEPVHFVANIRRYYDILTWVTQPQLEGDQVAQGNLHVPGIDKTKPPEENPPL, encoded by the coding sequence ATGTTTTCCCCAACGGCTTTGCGTCCGCGATTCGCCAAATGGCTCATCGCAACCGGACTCTTCCTGATGCTCAGTGGCTGTGTTGATAAACCCAACACACTGGAGCGCGTAAAGGAGGATGGCGTGCTGCGTGTGGTTACCCGCAACAGCCCCGCCACCTACTTTCAGGATCGCAACGGTGAAACCGGCTTCGAATACGAGCTGGTGAAGCGCTTCGCCGACGATCTGGGTGTTAAGCTGAAAATCGAAACCGCGGACAACCTCGACGACCTGTACGGTCAGTTAGGCAAACCTGGCGGCCCGGTGCTGGCTGCTGCCGGCCTGGTCAGCAGCGAGAAACGCAAACAGCAAGTCCGGTTTTCCCACTCGTATCTGGAAGTCACCCCACAGATCATCTACCGCAACGGCCAATCGCGGCCTACCAATGCGGCGGATCTGGTCGGCAAGACCATCATGGTGCTCAAGGGCAGCACCCACGCCGATCAACTGGCAGCGCTGAAAAAGAAATACCCCGGCATTCAATACGAAGAGTCCGACGCGGTTGAGGTCGTTGACCTGCTGCGCATGGTTGATGAAGGTCAGATCGATCTGACACTGGTCGACTCCAACGAAGTCGCGATGAACCAGGTGTACTTCACTAATGCGCGGGTTGCCTTCGACCTGGGCGACGCCAGCAACCAGAGCTGGGCGGTCGCCGCCGGGGATGACAACAGCCTGCTCAACGAGATCAACGACTTCCTCGACAAGTCGCAGAAGAACGGCACCCTGCAACGCCTGAAAGACCGCTACTACGGGCACGTCGATGTACTGGGTTACATGGGCGCCTACACCTTCGCCCAGCATTTGCAGCAACGACTGCCCAAGTACGAGAAACACTTCAAGGCGTACGCCAAGGAAGAAAAAGTCGACTGGCGACTGCTCGCGGCGATCGGTTATCAAGAATCGCTGTGGCAACCGGCGGTCACCTCAAAAACCGGCGTTCGCGGCCTGATGATGCTGACCCAGAACACCGCGCAGGCCATGGGCGTGTCCAATCGCCTGGACGCCAAGCAAAGCATTATGGGCGGCGCGAAATACCTGGCTTACATGAAAGATCAACTGGACGACTCGATCCAGGAGCCGGATCGCACATGGTTTGCGCTGGCGGCCTACAACGTCGGCAGCGGTCACCTGGATGACGCACGCAAGCTCGCCGCCAAGGAAGGGCTGAATCCGGACAAGTGGCTGGATGTGAAAAAGATCCTGCCGCGCCTGTCGCAAAAACAGTGGTACAGCAAAACCCGCTATGGCTACGCCCGTGGCGGTGAGCCGGTGCATTTTGTGGCGAACATCCGGCGTTACTACGACATCCTGACATGGGTCACTCAGCCGCAGCTTGAGGGCGATCAGGTCGCCCAAGGCAATCTGCACGTGCCGGGCATCGACAAGACCAAGCCGCCTGAAGAAAACCCACCGCTTTAA
- the rnc gene encoding ribonuclease III, whose protein sequence is MSVSLSRLERQLGYTFKDQELMVLALTHRSFAGRNNERLEFLGDAILNFVAGEALFDRFPLAREGQLSRLRARLVKGETLAVLARGFDLGEYLRLGSGELKSGGFRRESILADALEALIGAIYLDAGMDMARERVLAWLTSEFDSLTLVDTNKDPKTRLQEFLQSRACELPRYEVVDIQGEPHCRTFFVECEITLLNEKSRGQGVSRRIAEQVAAAAALIALGVENGHD, encoded by the coding sequence GTGAGCGTCTCTTTAAGCCGTCTCGAGCGTCAGCTCGGTTATACCTTCAAGGACCAGGAACTGATGGTTCTGGCCCTGACACACCGCAGCTTTGCCGGGCGCAACAACGAACGCCTGGAATTCCTCGGTGATGCCATTCTCAACTTCGTTGCCGGTGAAGCGCTGTTCGACCGCTTTCCGCTGGCTCGCGAAGGCCAGTTGTCGCGTTTGCGCGCACGTCTGGTCAAAGGTGAGACGCTGGCAGTATTGGCGCGTGGTTTCGACCTGGGCGAGTACCTGCGCCTGGGGTCCGGTGAGTTGAAGAGCGGCGGTTTCCGCCGTGAATCGATCCTTGCCGATGCCCTCGAAGCGTTGATCGGTGCGATCTACCTGGATGCCGGCATGGACATGGCGCGCGAACGCGTGCTGGCCTGGCTGACGTCCGAGTTCGATAGCCTGACGCTGGTCGACACCAACAAAGATCCAAAGACCCGGCTGCAAGAGTTCTTGCAGTCGCGTGCCTGTGAACTGCCGCGTTACGAAGTGGTGGATATCCAGGGTGAGCCGCATTGCCGGACGTTCTTCGTCGAATGCGAAATCACCTTACTGAACGAAAAAAGCCGAGGTCAGGGTGTGAGTCGTCGTATTGCCGAACAGGTAGCGGCCGCCGCAGCACTGATTGCCCTGGGCGTGGAGAATGGCCATGACTGA